The proteins below come from a single Nitrospirota bacterium genomic window:
- the rsgA gene encoding ribosome small subunit-dependent GTPase A: protein MKLRDLGFNQWFEDHSSEFDQRGYSFARISTVDRGSYLIRNESKEVPAELSGKLSYQTENSIDLPCVGDWVAAEYYNDGAAAIIHRVFPRKTFLRRKTAGQNIDYQMIAANIDIAYIVQSCHFDFNPRRLDRYLVMAADGHVEPIVILTKTDLITRVELDQKIAIISSVTKVKVIALSNITGIGFDEFQRTLSPGKTYCLLGSSGVGKTTLINRLMGQEAFDTKVVSSTGEGTHATSRRQLIVLSQGAMLIDTPGMREIGIVGASDGVNIGFEEVVGLSANCRYVNCSHEHEPGCAIRAAVESGELSEDRYSSYIKLKKESAYYEMSYLDKRKKDKAFGRFIKSAKKQVKD from the coding sequence ATGAAATTGAGAGATCTGGGTTTCAACCAATGGTTTGAAGATCATTCCTCCGAGTTTGACCAAAGGGGTTACAGCTTTGCCCGCATATCTACAGTTGACCGCGGTTCGTATCTGATAAGGAATGAATCGAAAGAAGTCCCTGCTGAACTCTCGGGGAAGCTCTCTTACCAGACCGAGAACTCGATCGACCTTCCGTGTGTAGGAGATTGGGTGGCGGCAGAATATTACAACGATGGTGCAGCAGCAATCATCCACCGAGTGTTTCCGCGAAAGACGTTTTTGCGACGCAAGACCGCCGGTCAAAACATCGACTACCAAATGATTGCAGCTAACATAGATATCGCTTATATTGTTCAATCATGCCATTTTGACTTTAATCCACGCCGTTTGGATCGGTACCTCGTAATGGCAGCTGACGGACACGTTGAACCGATTGTCATACTCACAAAGACGGATTTAATCACTCGTGTTGAATTGGATCAGAAGATTGCGATTATCAGCTCTGTCACCAAAGTAAAAGTGATCGCACTTAGCAACATCACTGGTATCGGGTTTGATGAGTTTCAACGGACGCTATCCCCGGGAAAGACCTACTGTCTGCTTGGTTCATCGGGTGTCGGGAAGACGACTCTCATTAACCGCCTGATGGGCCAGGAAGCCTTTGACACAAAAGTCGTCAGCAGCACCGGGGAAGGTACTCATGCTACTTCCCGACGACAGCTCATTGTTCTTAGCCAAGGCGCGATGTTGATTGATACGCCTGGTATGCGAGAGATAGGCATTGTTGGTGCCAGTGATGGTGTAAACATAGGATTCGAAGAAGTTGTCGGGCTTTCAGCAAACTGTCGCTATGTAAATTGTAGCCATGAACACGAGCCTGGCTGTGCCATCCGAGCCGCGGTCGAAAGTGGAGAATTGAGTGAAGATCGCTATTCCAGTTATATCAAGCTCAAGAAGGAGTCAGCGTACTACGAGATGTCATACTTGGACAAACGAAAAAAGGACAAAGCCTTCGGACGATTCATCAAATCGGCCAAAAAACAAGTGAAGGACTGA